The nucleotide window TCGCCGAGCGTGACGAGAAGAAAGCCCGGCGGGCCGACCACAGCCCGGGCAGCGGGGCCTACGAGCGCTTCGACCGCCAGCAGGCCGCCGTCAAGGTCATCATGAACTCCCTCTACGGGGTGCTCGGTTGGGAACGGTTCCGGCTGTACGACCGCGAGATGGGCGCGGCCGTGACCGCGACCGGCCGCGAGGTCATCGAGCACACCGAGGACGCTGCAAACGAACTGGACTATCAGGTCGCATACGGTGATAGCGTTACCGGCGATAGACCGGTGGTCGTTCGCGATCCCGGAGGACGGGTTCGAGTTCTCCCCATCGAGACGTTGTTCGAGCAGGGCAAGGCCACTGCCGAATCGTCGGTGCTCATCACGGCCGATGGGGGCTCCGTCGCCAACGCGTCAGTCGGCAAGAGTCGGCGCTCGCTCGACGGATGGCAGGCGCTTTCGCTAGCCGACGACGGCGAGAGCGAGTGGCAACCCATCCAGCAGGTCATGCGACACGAAACCGATAAGTCGGTCGTCAAACTCCAACACAAATTCGGCGAATCGATCACGACACGGGATCACTCCTACGTCGTCGAGAATGAGGGGACGCTTACCGAGGCGGCACCGTCGGCCGTCGACACGCCGCTTCGCGTTCCGACCATTCCCGACGTCGAAACAGTCGGGACGATCGATATGTACGACGTCCTCGGCGGGTACACGCGCGAGTACGAAGACGGCAGAAGTGTCGGGAGCGAGCGGGCGACGACAAAAACGAAGCGCGTCCACGCCGACGAGGAGTACGTCTGGTTCGGGCACGACCACCACGGAACCCTCGACTCAACGATCAAACTGCAGCGCTACATCGACATCGACGGCGAGGACGGACGAGCGCTCGTCAGACTGCTCGCCGCCTACGTTGCGGAAGGAAGTTCCTCGACCGCCGAAACGACAGACACGAGGTTCGGAGCGAGCATCGCCGAATCGCGCCGTGAGTGGCTCGAACAACTCGAAGACGATTACCACCGGCTGTTCGAGAACGTCACGGCGAGCATCATCGCCAGCGACACGCGCGACGAACGAACCGTCTCCTACGACACGTCGACCGGCGAGACGAGCGCCGCGTACGACGACCGGACGCTCAAGCTGCAGATGATGAACGAGCTTGCGGCGGTGTTCTTCCGCGAGTTCGCCGGTCAGACGTCCCATGGAAAGCGCGTCCCGTCGTTCGTGTTCCATCTCCCGGACTCCGAACAGCAACTGTTTCTCGACTGGCTCGTCGACGGCGACGGCTCTCGAGAGTTCCCACGGTACAGCGACGCCTACGCCGAACGAAACTTCGATTACGAGACCGTCAGTCGTCGGCTTGCTGCTGGACTGTCGATGCTGCTGACACAGCGCGGGCGGAAACACTCGCTGAAGTTCCGTGACTCGAAGGACAGCTACACCATCAGAACGTGCGAACACTACCGATCGGGACGCGACCCGGTGCGTACCGACATCGAACACGATGGCTACGTGTACGACCTCAGCGTCGCTGAAAACGACAACTTCGTCGATGGAGTCGGTGGTGTCGTCCTCCATAACACCGATTCGGTCATGCTCGAACTCGGCGGCGACGTCGCCAAAGAATCGGCCATCGAGCAGGCCGGCACCATCGAGTCGCACATCAACGACTCCTACGACGCCTTCGCCAGCGAGCAGTTGGGAGCCGACGAGCACCGCTTCGAGATCGAGTTCGAGAAGCTCTACCGCCGGTTCTTCCAGGCCGGCAAGAAGAAACGCTACGCCGGTCACATCGTCTGGAAAGAAGGCCAGGACGTCGACGATGTCGACATCACGGGCTTCGAGTACAAGCGCTCAGACATCGCCCCGATCACCAAGAACGTCCAGCACGAGGTGATCGATCGCATCGTCCACGGCGAGGATCTGGACGACGTCAAACGTTACGTCCGCGAGGTCATCGAACGGTTCGAGGACGGCGACGTGGATATCGACGAGGTCGGCGTCCCCGGCGGGATCGGCAAACGCCTCGGCAACTACGATACCGACACCGCCCAGGTCCGCGGCGCGAAATACGCGAACCTCCTCCTGGGCACGAACTTCCAACGCGGCAGCAAGCCCAAACGGCTCTATCTCGACCGCGTCGACGACCGCTTCTTCCAACGCATCGAATCCGACCAGCCCGAGATCGCCGAGGACGACCTCTACCGCGAGTTCAAACGCGACGTGAGCAACGGCGACGGCGTCATCTGCTTCGAGTACGCCGACCAAATTCCCGACGAGTTCGCCATCGACTGGCCGAAGATGCTCGACAAGACGCTCAAAGGCCCGATCGCGCGCGTGCTCGAAGCGCTCGATATCTCCTGGAACGAGGTCAAATCCGGCCAGACACAAACCGGACTCGGGAGCTTCACCTGAACCTTTTTACTGCGGGGGATCGCGCCCTGCGGGCGCTCAACCCCTTGCAAAAAGGTTCATCAAAAACACCCGCTCGCTCCCGACGGTCACTCGCGGCGTTCTCATGAACGAGCGCAGGGAGTGAACGAGAGCCAGAGAGACGCTCCGCGTCTCTCGCGAACCGCGCGAACGGAGTGAGCGCGGATGCGGATTTCTCCACCCGTTCCGCAACCGCACAGCACCGCATGCGGTCCACATCTCTGGAGACAGCGATCGAAAATCGGCTCTGCGGGACTACAGAAGCGTGCTGAGCTCGTTCGCCAGCAGGACGATGAACAGGAGGGCGCTGGCGGTCAGCAGCGTGTTGAACACCATCCCGTTCCTGTGCGCAGCGGCCACACGGTCGGAGTTGAGCAGCAACAGGAGCGTGATGGCCAGAAACGGCATGAAGACCGCGCCGAGAACACCGTAGATGATGATTATGAACACCGGTTCGCCGAGGAAGTGCAGCAGTAGCGGCGGGAACGTGAGCCACAGCACGTAGAACGTGTACGCGTTGGTGTCCCGAAGCCGATCGGCCTCGACCGGGTTCGCGGAGAACTCGCCCACGAAGTCGGCGAATAGATACGAGACGCCATGCCACGTGCCGAGCAACGAAGTGAACGAGGCCGACCAGAAGCCGATCAGGAAGGCGAACCGGAGTGCGGGATGGAGCTGGTTGCCGAGGTTGTCGGCCAGCGCGACCAACCCGTCCTCGCCGGAGACACTCGCGCCGGTGCCGTAGAGCAGCGCCGCGCTCATGACGATCAGCGCGATGACGAACAGCCCCGTGATGAGATAGGCCGAGGAGGCGTCGCGGCGCATCACCGGAATGTAGTTCGGGCTGTCCCAGTCCTTCTCGGCGAGCCAGTAGCCGTAGGATGCCATCGTGATCGTCCCACCCGTGCCGCCGATGAGCCCGAGCGCGTAGACGATCGATCCCTCCGGCAGCGCGGGGACGCCGGTTCCGATGATTTCACCGAGCTGGGGCAACACGGCGATCGCCGATCCGATGACGGTGACGACCATCAACACGATGAAGACCGTGATCACGTTCTCGAACGTCTCGTACCGGTTCGCCAGCACCAGTACGGCCCCGAGAATCGGGTGAGCGACCAGGTAGATCCAGAACGGTATCGCCGGGAAGAGGGCATTCGCCGCGAGCGACGCGGACGAACTGACCGCAGCGCCGTAGACGAATCCCCACAGGAGAGAGTAACCACCGAAGAAGCCGCTCGCCCACCGTCCCAGCGAGTGAATCCCTTCGAGGATGGTCTCGTCGGTTGCTAAGTGATAGCGTCCAACGCCCTCGTTCAGCGCGAACTTGATGACGATGCCGACGAGCACCGCCCAGACGAAATTCAG belongs to Halococcus qingdaonensis and includes:
- a CDS encoding DNA polymerase domain-containing protein codes for the protein MTGTEQATLGDSAADETAAAGSAAAAARTVAGDGGDEAELVDPSARRYPDPDGTLDLAVTQVDYTIEGSGKRETPIIHVFGRTEAGEAEHVRVHGFRPYFYAPTANLTDGFDHDRITGSEETDENGEPYESIRGEKLTKVFGQTPRDVGQIRDRFDHYEADILFPNRFLIDKDIGGGVRVPVRRASDDALVVPHEEVKATEMEAEARVCTFDIEVDDRSGFPEDGEETIICLSSHDSRTDEYVVWLYEASDGIGPDELDEYVGIEEEIDATVNRYGSEEAMLAAFLDYIDDTDPDVLTGWNFTDFDAPYLLDRLEVLGGADCESHDLDPNRLSRVNEVWRSDWQGPDVKGRVVFDLLYAYQRTQFSELDSYRLDAVGEVELGVGKERYAGSIGDLWEENPERLLEYNLRDVELCVEIDRQQDVIPFWQEVASFVGCKLEDATTPGDTVDMYVLHEAHGKFALPSKGQQESEDYEGGAVFDPITGVREMVAVLDLKSLYPMCMVTTNASPETKVDPEHYDGETYHAPNGTHFRKNPDGIIREMVDELLAERDEKKARRADHSPGSGAYERFDRQQAAVKVIMNSLYGVLGWERFRLYDREMGAAVTATGREVIEHTEDAANELDYQVAYGDSVTGDRPVVVRDPGGRVRVLPIETLFEQGKATAESSVLITADGGSVANASVGKSRRSLDGWQALSLADDGESEWQPIQQVMRHETDKSVVKLQHKFGESITTRDHSYVVENEGTLTEAAPSAVDTPLRVPTIPDVETVGTIDMYDVLGGYTREYEDGRSVGSERATTKTKRVHADEEYVWFGHDHHGTLDSTIKLQRYIDIDGEDGRALVRLLAAYVAEGSSSTAETTDTRFGASIAESRREWLEQLEDDYHRLFENVTASIIASDTRDERTVSYDTSTGETSAAYDDRTLKLQMMNELAAVFFREFAGQTSHGKRVPSFVFHLPDSEQQLFLDWLVDGDGSREFPRYSDAYAERNFDYETVSRRLAAGLSMLLTQRGRKHSLKFRDSKDSYTIRTCEHYRSGRDPVRTDIEHDGYVYDLSVAENDNFVDGVGGVVLHNTDSVMLELGGDVAKESAIEQAGTIESHINDSYDAFASEQLGADEHRFEIEFEKLYRRFFQAGKKKRYAGHIVWKEGQDVDDVDITGFEYKRSDIAPITKNVQHEVIDRIVHGEDLDDVKRYVREVIERFEDGDVDIDEVGVPGGIGKRLGNYDTDTAQVRGAKYANLLLGTNFQRGSKPKRLYLDRVDDRFFQRIESDQPEIAEDDLYREFKRDVSNGDGVICFEYADQIPDEFAIDWPKMLDKTLKGPIARVLEALDISWNEVKSGQTQTGLGSFT
- a CDS encoding Nramp family divalent metal transporter codes for the protein MSAHTDDSSDEPEWSLIGPGLLVAATGVGAGDLAAGLVAGNRYGLNFVWAVLVGIVIKFALNEGVGRYHLATDETILEGIHSLGRWASGFFGGYSLLWGFVYGAAVSSSASLAANALFPAIPFWIYLVAHPILGAVLVLANRYETFENVITVFIVLMVVTVIGSAIAVLPQLGEIIGTGVPALPEGSIVYALGLIGGTGGTITMASYGYWLAEKDWDSPNYIPVMRRDASSAYLITGLFVIALIVMSAALLYGTGASVSGEDGLVALADNLGNQLHPALRFAFLIGFWSASFTSLLGTWHGVSYLFADFVGEFSANPVEADRLRDTNAYTFYVLWLTFPPLLLHFLGEPVFIIIIYGVLGAVFMPFLAITLLLLLNSDRVAAAHRNGMVFNTLLTASALLFIVLLANELSTLL